From a single Papilio machaon chromosome 19, ilPapMach1.1, whole genome shotgun sequence genomic region:
- the LOC123722110 gene encoding peritrophin-1-like, with the protein MFLFLQFNILFLFFATCFAQNGCPANSNIKPLRAHETDCTKFYQCSNGHDFEMTCGPGTVFDENLQVCNWPSAVDCKKKSSPKQPAKSQPPKKVSKPPSKAPPAKGAKKPAAPKAAAKKPAKA; encoded by the exons ATGTTTCTATttctacaatttaatatattatttttattttttgcaacgTGTTTTGCACAAAATGGCTGCCCGGCTAATTCTAATATCAAACCATTGCGAGCCCACGAAACAGATTGCACGAAATTCTACCAATGCAGTAACGGACATGACTTCGAAATGACCTGCGGACCTGGCACTGTATTCGATGAGAATTTACAG GTTTGCAACTGGCCCTCCGCGGTGGATTGCAAAAAGAAATCAAGTCCAAAGCAGCCAGCGAAATCTCAACCTCCGAAGAAGGTTTCTAAACCACCTTCAAAAGCGCCACCTGCTAAAGGTGCTAAAAAACCAGCCGCTCCAAAAGCTGCTGCGAAAAAACCGGCTAAAgcctaa